One genomic window of Chelonoidis abingdonii isolate Lonesome George chromosome 5, CheloAbing_2.0, whole genome shotgun sequence includes the following:
- the TIFA gene encoding TRAF-interacting protein with FHA domain-containing protein A, whose product MSSMEEVETEETVTCLHITLYHPCQEEKQVFRSLKFHKRERRRVDDMAKFGRDSNICHYNLMDTRVSRVQFTLQFFRQLNSSELGFEIKNMSKKTKLIVDNVELDYLNKIDLPWKCIIRFGDYQLLMQRQDGESLDYFETCFELAQASLLQGRHLPLLQPIPECGISPSLVYSWGVRPVEMDENDL is encoded by the coding sequence ATGAGCTCCATGGAAGAAGTGGAAACTGAAGAGACAGTAACTTGTCTCCATATAACTTTGTACCATCCTTGCCAAGAAGAAAAGCAGGTGTTTCGCAGCTTAAAATTCCACAAGCGAGAACGGCGCAGGGTAGATGACATGGCAAAGTTTGGCCGAGATTCTAACATCTGCCATTATAATTTAATGGATACCCGTGTTTCCCGGGTTCAGTTTACCCTGCAGTTTTTCAGGCAACTCAACAGCTCAGAACTTGGTTTTGAGATAAAGAACATGAGCAAAAAGACCAAGCTAATTGTGGACAATGTGGAACTGGACTACCTAAACAAAATTGACCTGCCATGGAAATGCATCATTCGCTTTGGAGACTACCAACTCTTAATGCAAAGACAAGATGGGGAATCACTGGATTATTTTGAGACTTGCTTTGAGTTGGCCCAGGCTTCACTTTTGCAAGGGAGACACCTGCCTTTACTGCAGCCCATACCGGAATGTGGCATTTCTCCTTCTTTGGTCTATTCCTGGGGAGTAAGACCAGTAGAGATGGATGAAAATGATTTGTGA